The following proteins are encoded in a genomic region of Deltaproteobacteria bacterium:
- a CDS encoding cbb3-type cytochrome c oxidase subunit I produces MRPITKNGLKRRQKLDHAKESFWRRYVFSVDHKMIGKQYLITGLLMTLVGGFLAFSFRHQLAWPGESVPLIGPIGPDQYNAFVTMHGTIMVFWVAMPILLSGFGNFLLPLMVGAPDMAFPRLNGMSYWVFFLSTVVLIASFFVPGGAASGGWTSYPPLSAEPGYTGVFWGGHLWILAVALEFTSMLMGGINFLTTTISMRAKGMSFFRLPIFVWMINIASLLFLFSVGPLIAGALMLLADRLLGTGFYLPASGGDPLLFQHLFWFFGHPEVYVLLLPSLGILAEIFPVFSRKPLFGYKAIIYSTIVAGILSFLVWAHHQFISGIDPRLAAPFSVTTILISVPFAIMLFAFIATLWRGSIQFSTGMLFALGMIAEFMVGGVTGIFNGSSAADIYLHDTYFVVAHFHFTLFPVTFLGAFAGIYYWFPKMVGRFLNETWGKVHFWVTTLSFNVVFLPMFVMGLAGHQRRIFDPTLFDYLQKHQYLHVIATIGMMVMFAGQIPFVINFVVSLFRGRRADRNPWSAATLEWVAPSPPGHGNFDTELRVVRGPYEYSLPGQQKDWLGQTE; encoded by the coding sequence ATGCGGCCAATTACCAAAAATGGCTTGAAGAGGAGACAAAAATTGGATCACGCTAAAGAAAGTTTTTGGAGGCGCTACGTTTTCTCTGTCGATCATAAGATGATCGGCAAGCAGTACCTGATCACCGGTCTCCTGATGACGCTCGTCGGCGGGTTTCTTGCCTTTTCCTTCCGGCACCAACTGGCCTGGCCGGGGGAATCGGTGCCGCTCATCGGCCCGATCGGACCGGATCAATACAACGCCTTCGTGACGATGCATGGGACCATCATGGTCTTCTGGGTCGCGATGCCGATCCTCCTTTCCGGATTCGGCAACTTTCTCCTCCCCCTGATGGTTGGGGCCCCCGACATGGCGTTCCCACGGCTGAATGGGATGTCGTACTGGGTCTTTTTCTTGAGCACCGTGGTCCTGATCGCCTCCTTCTTTGTCCCGGGAGGGGCCGCCTCCGGGGGGTGGACCAGTTACCCGCCGCTCTCTGCTGAACCGGGATACACCGGTGTCTTCTGGGGTGGTCATCTCTGGATCCTGGCGGTGGCGCTGGAATTTACCTCGATGCTGATGGGGGGAATCAATTTTCTGACCACGACGATCAGCATGAGGGCCAAGGGGATGAGTTTTTTCCGCCTGCCGATCTTTGTCTGGATGATCAATATCGCCTCACTCCTCTTCCTGTTTTCGGTCGGACCGCTCATTGCCGGGGCGTTGATGTTGCTTGCCGATCGTCTACTCGGCACCGGTTTTTACCTCCCGGCCTCCGGCGGGGACCCTCTTCTTTTTCAACACCTCTTCTGGTTTTTTGGTCATCCGGAGGTGTACGTCCTGCTCCTCCCTTCCCTGGGGATCCTGGCTGAAATTTTTCCCGTCTTTTCAAGAAAACCGCTGTTTGGTTACAAGGCGATTATTTATTCAACCATCGTCGCAGGAATTTTGAGTTTTCTCGTCTGGGCCCATCATCAGTTTATCAGTGGTATTGATCCAAGGCTTGCCGCCCCTTTTAGTGTCACCACCATCCTGATCTCCGTGCCGTTTGCGATCATGCTGTTTGCCTTCATTGCGACGCTCTGGCGCGGTTCCATCCAGTTTTCAACAGGGATGCTCTTTGCACTTGGGATGATTGCGGAATTCATGGTGGGGGGGGTGACCGGAATTTTTAACGGCTCTTCCGCGGCTGATATCTACCTGCACGATACCTACTTTGTTGTAGCCCATTTCCACTTTACCCTTTTCCCGGTGACCTTTTTGGGGGCGTTTGCCGGGATCTATTACTGGTTTCCAAAAATGGTTGGGCGATTTTTAAACGAGACCTGGGGGAAGGTCCACTTCTGGGTCACCACGCTTTCCTTCAATGTGGTTTTTCTCCCGATGTTTGTGATGGGGCTCGCGGGGCACCAGCGGAGGATCTTTGATCCAACCCTCTTTGACTACCTTCAGAAGCACCAATACCTGCACGTGATTGCGACGATCGGGATGATGGTGATGTTTGCCGGGCAGATTCCTTTTGTCATCAATTTTGTCGTGAGTCTCTTCCGCGGCCGAAGGGCGGATCGGAACCCTTGGTCTGCGGCGACGCTTGAATGGGTGGCTCCCTCCCCACCGGGGCACGGCAATTTTGATACAGAACTTCGGGTGGTCCGGGGTCCTTATGAATACAGCCTCCCCGGCCAGCAGAAAGATTGGTTGGGGCAGACCGAGTAA
- the coxB gene encoding cytochrome c oxidase subunit II, whose product MLHWLPENISTYGHRIDGILQAIAWIVGVWFLLVEAVLFYFLIRYRRRPGVSATYQPGTKWRPLLWLLVPAILILGFDLGIDFMQGPVWTEIKQSLPQPDQTIRIKGRQFVWEFTHPGRDGRLDTADDILATNQLTVPINTKIQFELQSADVIHSLWIPNLRLKQDAVPGRTIPGWFEATKEGTFPVACAELCGSGHGVMKGEMRVLNAANYQKWLEEETKIGSR is encoded by the coding sequence ATGCTTCATTGGCTTCCCGAAAATATCTCTACCTACGGCCACCGGATTGACGGGATCCTTCAGGCAATCGCCTGGATTGTCGGGGTCTGGTTTCTCCTTGTTGAGGCGGTCCTCTTCTATTTTTTGATCCGTTACCGGCGCAGGCCCGGTGTTTCGGCCACCTATCAACCAGGGACAAAATGGAGGCCGCTCCTCTGGCTCCTGGTCCCAGCCATTCTGATCCTCGGTTTTGATCTGGGGATTGATTTCATGCAGGGCCCGGTCTGGACGGAGATCAAACAGTCTCTGCCTCAACCGGATCAAACGATCCGGATCAAGGGGCGCCAGTTTGTCTGGGAGTTCACGCATCCGGGGCGGGACGGACGGCTCGATACCGCGGACGATATTCTGGCGACCAATCAACTGACCGTTCCGATCAACACAAAAATCCAGTTTGAACTCCAATCGGCCGATGTCATTCACAGCCTCTGGATCCCTAACTTGAGGCTCAAGCAGGATGCCGTGCCGGGGAGGACGATCCCTGGTTGGTTTGAGGCGACTAAAGAAGGGACCTTTCCGGTCGCCTGTGCGGAGCTTTGCGGGAGCGGTCATGGGGTGATGAAGGGGGAGATGCGTGTCCTGAATGCGGCCAATTACCAAAAATGGCTTGAAGAGGAGACAAAAATTGGATCACGCTAA
- a CDS encoding 2-oxoacid:acceptor oxidoreductase family protein, giving the protein MGFLQKKLLSRLTKGETIDLRADGKAGSGLVMILQAFAEAVSLEGTYQVQEWPLFSSARKGANVRGFLRIAKGEIQMTCQIERPHVALLLSEKTGEELDFASGLSEGMFVVNSERSPEETATFFRLSGEIYTIAANRLGLEYLGHSIPNISVLAALHKALPLVSDDTMKTAIRHINEKRRLPEKIIQANERCFTASLQEVQDRELVRKELDHPLPVFDRYEDYPTAAQSRLRTSFSNKTANYARAGRRLVFRDPTDRCTGCSLCIVNCPEGIIRFEPDPKRGVRVTGADTNQFCKLCRECIEVCPVDLFDEVGIEALT; this is encoded by the coding sequence GTGGGGTTTCTTCAAAAAAAACTTCTCTCCCGTTTGACGAAGGGGGAAACGATCGATCTCCGTGCCGATGGCAAGGCGGGGAGTGGTCTCGTGATGATCCTTCAGGCCTTTGCCGAGGCGGTCTCTCTCGAAGGGACCTATCAGGTCCAGGAGTGGCCTCTCTTCAGCTCGGCCAGGAAAGGGGCTAACGTTCGTGGTTTCCTGAGGATCGCGAAGGGGGAGATCCAGATGACCTGCCAGATCGAAAGACCCCACGTGGCCCTTCTCCTGAGCGAGAAGACCGGAGAGGAACTGGATTTTGCGAGCGGCTTGTCGGAAGGGATGTTTGTTGTGAACAGCGAACGGTCCCCTGAAGAGACGGCCACCTTCTTTCGGCTCTCTGGAGAAATTTATACGATTGCCGCCAACCGGTTGGGTCTGGAATATCTGGGGCATTCGATCCCGAATATTTCCGTCCTGGCGGCGTTGCACAAGGCGCTCCCCTTGGTCTCTGACGACACAATGAAGACGGCAATTCGCCATATCAACGAGAAGAGAAGACTCCCCGAAAAAATTATCCAGGCCAATGAGCGTTGTTTTACCGCTTCCCTCCAGGAGGTTCAGGATAGAGAACTGGTTCGCAAAGAATTGGACCACCCCCTCCCTGTCTTTGACAGGTACGAGGATTATCCCACCGCCGCGCAGAGCCGCCTCCGGACCAGTTTTTCCAACAAGACCGCCAACTATGCCAGGGCCGGGAGGCGACTGGTCTTCCGTGACCCGACCGATCGTTGCACCGGTTGCAGTCTTTGCATTGTCAATTGCCCCGAGGGAATTATCCGGTTTGAACCGGACCCAAAACGGGGGGTTCGGGTGACCGGCGCGGACACCAATCAGTTTTGTAAACTCTGCCGCGAATGCATCGAAGTCTGTCCCGTCGATCTCTTTGACGAAGTCGGGATTGAGGCGTTGACATGA
- a CDS encoding citrate synthase: MKLTIKDQRTGKEYEVPIANGTIEAKVLNEMGLLVYDPAFFHTASCKSSITYIDGDKGILLYRGYPIEQLAERSQFLEVAYLLLKGQLPTEPQLMAWANEVTKHTMVHENLKKFMDGFLYDAHPMGMLVSTLAALSTFYKDAKNIKEAASRHLQMIRLMGKMITLAAYSYRHSMGLPYILPDNDLSYAGNFLNMMFKMTESRYTPNPVLEKALDLLFLLHADHEQNASTTVIRSAGSTHPDPFTAVSAAAGTLYGPLHGGANEMVLVMLKQIGSVDKIPAFIKSVVAGEKRLMGFGHRVYKNFDPRGKIIKRMAYEVFGVTGRNPLIDIALELERIALQDDYFVKRKLYPNVDFYSGLIYQAMGFPVEIFPVLFAIGRTPGWLAQWEEMILDSEQKIARPRQIYTGALQRDYIPIHER, encoded by the coding sequence ATGAAATTAACAATCAAGGACCAACGGACCGGGAAGGAGTACGAGGTGCCGATTGCGAACGGTACGATTGAGGCCAAGGTCTTGAATGAGATGGGTCTCCTGGTCTACGACCCGGCTTTTTTTCACACTGCCTCCTGCAAAAGTTCCATCACCTATATTGACGGTGACAAAGGGATACTCCTTTACCGGGGGTACCCGATCGAACAATTGGCGGAGAGGAGCCAGTTTCTGGAGGTCGCCTACCTCTTGCTCAAGGGGCAGCTCCCGACAGAACCGCAGTTGATGGCCTGGGCGAACGAGGTGACCAAGCATACGATGGTCCATGAGAACTTGAAAAAGTTCATGGATGGTTTTCTTTATGATGCCCACCCGATGGGGATGCTGGTTAGCACGCTTGCCGCTCTTTCCACCTTTTATAAGGATGCCAAAAATATCAAGGAGGCCGCCTCCCGTCATTTACAGATGATCCGTTTGATGGGGAAGATGATCACGCTGGCGGCCTACAGCTACCGGCATAGTATGGGGCTTCCCTATATCCTTCCGGATAATGATCTGAGTTATGCCGGGAATTTTTTGAACATGATGTTCAAGATGACGGAGTCTCGTTATACCCCGAACCCGGTTTTGGAAAAGGCGCTCGATCTTTTGTTCCTGCTCCATGCCGATCATGAACAAAATGCCAGCACCACCGTTATCCGGAGTGCCGGGTCTACCCACCCGGACCCCTTCACCGCCGTCTCCGCCGCCGCCGGGACCTTGTATGGTCCGTTGCATGGTGGGGCGAATGAGATGGTCCTGGTGATGTTAAAACAGATCGGTTCTGTGGACAAGATCCCTGCCTTTATCAAGAGTGTCGTTGCGGGTGAGAAAAGACTGATGGGGTTTGGTCATCGTGTCTACAAAAATTTTGACCCCCGTGGGAAAATCATCAAAAGAATGGCTTATGAAGTCTTTGGGGTGACGGGGCGCAATCCTTTGATTGACATTGCCCTCGAATTGGAGAGGATCGCCCTTCAGGATGACTACTTTGTTAAACGGAAGCTTTACCCGAATGTCGATTTCTACTCGGGGCTTATCTACCAGGCGATGGGATTTCCCGTGGAGATATTCCCGGTCCTCTTTGCCATCGGGAGAACTCCGGGATGGCTGGCCCAGTGGGAGGAGATGATTCTCGATTCGGAACAGAAGATCGCCAGGCCACGGCAGATCTATACGGGGGCTCTCCAACGGGATTATATTCCCATTCATGAAAGGTGA
- a CDS encoding Ig-like domain-containing protein, whose amino-acid sequence MALHQRQGRQVIKIALWGSLLFWVIACAERKIDWASPDQGGIPLPSAGGELPSNLFPHPENWSQADSHGDWALKFGPQACFNCHKEENPDLQALSSSPPPGSAPACHSCHKYQPHAKDWVSTHGALVLKEGKQACGTQCHGTDLQGGLSKISCTLCHTFWPHPPQWPSPKKHGKAFLGARLACQSCHGKDLLGGISGVSCLKCHKIYPHPPGYREPSKHGLTMLAFGKVNCGTECHGFNFEGGDSGVSCSGCHEYPHTDLNWVAPETGANHAPRFRQKLREHKESDCQRCHGNNYDRPLGERRCLDCHPAYPHPPGWREKTVHGNFLKMNGLGSCGVTCHGRPDYTGGASGVSCFDCHPGHPDYPHTDPQWVAPGRGAIHAQTFLRRDAAGDPNPCASCHGLNYDTVLNGKTCIGCHPAGITHRRVEGRAWKKEGHGRYFSRIAGLTAISADIPCQRCHGDFVSFSATDTRDSLATRSDCYKTCHDPADPSLKGHGVYPHRVYDGLPWEPVIECNPATNRRNVTGLGHFFLLLGNSPLFVDAAGNPPDRSTPLAAIRASCGGGTEGSCHYEGYRSFQTQDPSSSTCAVLCHGAGTAVTPVPDCATPSEADNGLPPTVTQKTPSPGQENILLDTDVVVRFDKSMRSDTVHRETFTLTKLRDDLTPDGSPLTASVSCSSNWCRTATLNPAARLLRGINYEARLTTAVTDWWGRPLGGVTWRFRTDTTPPSIASRSPETNAIGVSFDLELIAVTFNEPVDPSSVRLNSLLLRTVSGVSVPSWGTFPSSYDCCTNRTIYMTITRPSGRGRHPLNSDTEYRVTVQAGIKDLVGNEMTEQSWTFTTDCYRDYRGRCDEFDE is encoded by the coding sequence GTGGCCCTCCATCAGCGGCAGGGAAGGCAGGTTATCAAAATCGCCCTCTGGGGCAGCCTCCTCTTTTGGGTCATCGCCTGTGCGGAACGGAAAATAGATTGGGCCTCCCCGGATCAAGGGGGTATTCCTCTGCCGTCGGCGGGGGGAGAGCTCCCGAGCAACCTTTTTCCCCATCCTGAAAACTGGTCACAGGCCGACAGTCATGGGGATTGGGCCCTCAAGTTTGGCCCACAGGCCTGTTTTAACTGCCACAAGGAGGAGAATCCCGATCTTCAGGCCTTGTCATCGTCACCACCACCCGGGTCTGCCCCTGCCTGTCATTCCTGCCACAAGTATCAACCGCACGCCAAGGACTGGGTCAGTACCCATGGGGCCTTAGTCCTCAAGGAGGGAAAACAGGCCTGTGGCACCCAGTGTCATGGGACAGACCTGCAAGGGGGGCTCTCGAAGATTTCCTGTACCTTATGCCACACCTTTTGGCCCCATCCTCCCCAATGGCCCAGCCCGAAAAAACATGGCAAGGCCTTTCTTGGAGCCCGATTGGCCTGCCAGAGCTGTCATGGCAAGGACCTGCTGGGGGGGATCAGCGGGGTCTCCTGTCTGAAGTGTCACAAGATTTACCCCCATCCTCCGGGATACAGGGAGCCCTCAAAACATGGTTTGACGATGCTCGCGTTTGGCAAAGTCAATTGCGGCACGGAGTGCCACGGTTTCAATTTTGAGGGGGGGGATTCCGGGGTTTCTTGTTCCGGTTGCCACGAATACCCGCATACTGACCTCAATTGGGTAGCGCCCGAGACAGGTGCCAACCATGCCCCTCGTTTCCGCCAGAAATTGAGAGAGCATAAGGAATCGGATTGTCAACGTTGTCACGGGAATAACTACGATCGTCCCCTCGGCGAAAGAAGATGCCTCGATTGTCACCCCGCCTACCCCCATCCTCCAGGATGGAGGGAGAAAACAGTCCATGGCAATTTTCTTAAGATGAATGGCCTGGGCTCCTGTGGCGTTACCTGTCACGGCCGCCCCGACTACACAGGAGGCGCCTCCGGGGTCTCCTGTTTTGACTGTCACCCGGGGCATCCCGATTACCCGCATACCGATCCTCAGTGGGTTGCCCCCGGAAGGGGGGCCATCCATGCCCAGACCTTCCTCCGGAGGGATGCCGCGGGAGATCCCAACCCCTGCGCCTCCTGCCATGGACTGAATTACGATACCGTCCTTAACGGAAAAACCTGTATCGGCTGTCATCCGGCAGGGATTACCCATCGAAGGGTGGAGGGGAGGGCCTGGAAGAAGGAGGGGCATGGGCGGTATTTTTCCCGAATTGCCGGACTGACCGCCATCTCGGCTGATATCCCCTGCCAGAGGTGCCATGGGGACTTTGTCAGCTTCTCCGCAACGGACACCCGAGATTCGTTGGCGACGAGATCGGACTGCTACAAAACCTGCCATGACCCAGCCGATCCGAGCCTTAAGGGGCATGGGGTCTATCCCCACAGGGTGTATGACGGTCTCCCCTGGGAACCGGTCATCGAATGTAACCCGGCAACCAATCGAAGAAACGTGACCGGTTTGGGACATTTCTTTCTTCTTCTTGGTAATTCCCCACTCTTTGTGGATGCGGCTGGCAACCCCCCTGACCGATCCACCCCTCTCGCGGCGATCCGGGCCTCCTGTGGCGGGGGAACGGAGGGTTCTTGCCACTACGAGGGGTATCGCTCCTTCCAGACACAGGATCCTTCTTCCTCGACATGTGCCGTCCTTTGTCATGGGGCCGGGACCGCCGTAACCCCTGTTCCTGATTGTGCCACCCCTTCCGAGGCGGATAACGGCCTCCCCCCGACCGTAACCCAAAAAACCCCTTCCCCGGGACAAGAAAATATATTACTCGACACGGATGTTGTGGTCCGTTTTGATAAATCGATGAGGAGTGATACCGTTCATCGAGAAACCTTCACCCTGACCAAACTCCGTGACGACCTGACTCCCGACGGGTCTCCTCTGACCGCCAGTGTCAGTTGCAGTAGCAACTGGTGCCGGACGGCAACGCTCAATCCCGCGGCTCGTTTACTCCGGGGAATTAATTACGAAGCTCGGCTGACGACCGCCGTCACCGACTGGTGGGGAAGGCCGTTGGGCGGGGTCACCTGGAGATTCAGGACGGATACGACCCCTCCCAGTATTGCCTCAAGAAGCCCGGAGACCAATGCGATCGGTGTCTCCTTCGATCTGGAGTTGATCGCTGTCACCTTCAATGAACCGGTGGATCCGTCGAGTGTCCGGCTGAATAGCCTCCTCCTGCGAACGGTGTCGGGGGTATCGGTCCCCTCTTGGGGAACCTTTCCCAGTAGCTATGACTGTTGTACCAACCGAACCATCTACATGACGATCACTCGTCCCTCCGGACGAGGGAGACACCCTTTGAATTCTGATACAGAATACCGGGTTACCGTCCAGGCGGGTATCAAGGATCTTGTCGGTAATGAGATGACCGAACAGAGTTGGACATTTACAACAGACTGCTATAGGGATTACCGCGGCCGTTGCGATGAGTTCGATGAGTAG
- the hemG gene encoding protoporphyrinogen oxidase: MKINNLIIGGGLSGITIATHLWKRSAEFLLLESAPRLGGKIETKMTPEASYEFGPNSFTNQTEEILELLELLGLGPEILEPSRSSKKRFILKRGKITQLPSKPPEILTTKALTFGGRLRFLREFFYTPPRPSGEESAWDFFERHFGREVADYFVDPFVSGIFAGDAKKISLAQAFPTMAEAEGKSESLLRYLISQRKTARTTPQSYQLKNGLESIFHRFLKQVGDEKIRLSEKVQEISPDGNKFRVVTDKAEYETSRLYLTTPAYVSAPLLKKNFAGLAAPLSAIDYAPVITIHLKVPQSENYPFDGFGILIPSSEERKILGVLWNSGSFPSLFPDKRHHYLTVYAGGARQRELVQEDENRVKAIILNEVQQIFDLRAEPILIHLRRHHQAIPQYNLGYGKILKALEENLKNCPNLKLAGNYIGGISMPKTVTSAKRTVVSDDF, encoded by the coding sequence GTGAAGATCAACAATCTCATTATAGGCGGCGGGCTCTCGGGCATCACGATCGCCACCCACCTCTGGAAAAGATCGGCTGAGTTCCTGCTCCTCGAGTCGGCCCCGAGACTCGGGGGAAAGATTGAAACTAAAATGACCCCCGAGGCTTCTTACGAATTTGGGCCGAACTCATTCACCAACCAGACAGAGGAAATTCTTGAATTACTAGAACTGCTCGGCCTGGGACCAGAAATCCTGGAACCGTCCCGCTCCTCAAAAAAGAGATTTATCCTTAAGAGAGGGAAGATTACCCAACTCCCTTCAAAACCGCCGGAGATCTTGACCACAAAGGCGTTGACGTTTGGAGGCCGGCTTCGATTTTTACGGGAGTTTTTCTACACCCCTCCCCGACCCTCCGGAGAAGAATCAGCCTGGGATTTTTTTGAAAGGCATTTTGGCCGTGAAGTCGCCGACTATTTTGTCGATCCCTTCGTCTCCGGGATCTTTGCCGGCGATGCCAAAAAGATCTCGCTCGCCCAAGCCTTCCCGACAATGGCCGAGGCGGAGGGAAAATCAGAGTCGCTCCTCCGGTACCTGATTAGCCAACGCAAAACAGCCAGGACGACACCCCAATCCTACCAGCTCAAAAATGGGCTTGAATCAATCTTTCACCGTTTCTTAAAGCAGGTCGGGGATGAAAAGATCCGTCTCTCCGAAAAAGTTCAGGAGATCTCCCCCGATGGAAACAAATTTAGGGTGGTCACCGACAAGGCGGAGTACGAGACCTCCAGGTTATACCTCACCACCCCTGCCTATGTTTCCGCACCCCTTCTCAAGAAAAACTTTGCCGGTCTCGCAGCCCCCCTGTCGGCGATTGATTACGCCCCGGTCATTACGATCCATCTGAAGGTTCCTCAAAGTGAAAACTACCCCTTTGACGGCTTCGGGATCCTGATCCCCTCCTCCGAAGAAAGGAAAATCCTGGGTGTCTTGTGGAACTCCGGCAGTTTTCCCTCACTGTTCCCCGACAAGCGACACCATTACCTCACCGTCTATGCCGGTGGCGCCCGTCAGAGAGAGCTGGTTCAGGAGGATGAAAACCGTGTCAAAGCCATTATCTTGAACGAGGTCCAGCAGATTTTCGATCTTCGTGCTGAACCAATTTTAATCCATCTGCGCCGCCATCATCAGGCAATCCCGCAATATAATTTGGGGTACGGTAAAATCTTAAAAGCCCTGGAGGAGAATTTAAAAAATTGTCCCAATCTGAAACTGGCGGGGAATTACATCGGTGGGATCAGTATGCCCAAGACGGTTACCTCGGCCAAGAGAACCGTTGTCAGTGATGATTTTTAA
- a CDS encoding c-type cytochrome, which produces MSYLCLFICLIVLSPLTAFGQPSFPNNPAEGARLFSEKGCFRCHAILGEGGHVGHDLGRVDIGGSQLAIAGDLLNHAPTMNAKMAEMKVIWPRLTGAEVESLVAYLYYVHYFDQAGNTVRGEKLFSGRGCHSCHSSTGKNASAPPLAAFPRDLSPIFLAKALWNHGPSMKAAMAQRGISWPKFEGTEIMDLVAYLKGAARGEAVSYHAPGNPNEGIKVFQNKGCVRCHGSEAGAARIDLSERSRGLKKSLTQVVARMWNHAPDIFGRMQEVRMAVPRFTEKEIADLVASLYFLNYFDPPPDSAAGQKLFSQKQCSVCHSAGGGAQGVGPDLSVTRKASSVMEMVASIWNHAPFMQSLMKEKNIPWPKFEENELNYLLGYLQYVRSSTPPAKP; this is translated from the coding sequence ATGAGTTATCTTTGTCTCTTTATTTGTTTGATTGTTCTTTCTCCTCTGACTGCCTTTGGACAGCCAAGTTTCCCGAATAATCCAGCGGAAGGGGCGCGGCTCTTTTCGGAGAAAGGGTGTTTCCGGTGCCATGCGATCCTGGGGGAGGGGGGGCATGTCGGGCATGACTTGGGTCGTGTCGACATCGGCGGTTCCCAGTTGGCCATTGCCGGTGACCTCTTAAACCATGCCCCGACGATGAATGCCAAGATGGCAGAGATGAAGGTCATCTGGCCAAGGCTGACAGGGGCCGAGGTGGAAAGTCTGGTGGCCTACCTTTACTATGTTCATTACTTTGACCAGGCCGGGAATACGGTCCGCGGGGAAAAGCTCTTTTCAGGCCGCGGTTGTCACTCTTGTCATTCTTCCACAGGTAAGAATGCTTCGGCCCCTCCCCTGGCCGCCTTTCCGCGGGATCTCTCCCCCATTTTTCTCGCCAAGGCCCTCTGGAACCATGGCCCCTCGATGAAGGCCGCGATGGCCCAAAGGGGAATCTCTTGGCCAAAATTTGAGGGGACGGAGATCATGGACCTCGTGGCCTATCTCAAAGGGGCGGCACGGGGGGAAGCGGTCTCCTACCACGCCCCCGGTAATCCAAATGAGGGAATCAAGGTTTTTCAGAACAAGGGATGTGTTCGTTGCCACGGTAGCGAAGCCGGCGCCGCCCGGATCGATCTTTCCGAACGCTCTCGCGGGTTGAAAAAGAGCCTGACACAGGTGGTTGCCCGGATGTGGAACCATGCCCCCGATATTTTTGGCCGGATGCAAGAGGTCCGGATGGCGGTTCCCCGGTTTACTGAAAAGGAGATAGCGGATCTTGTCGCCTCCCTCTACTTCCTGAACTACTTTGACCCCCCTCCCGATTCAGCGGCCGGTCAGAAGCTCTTTTCTCAAAAGCAGTGTTCCGTTTGTCATTCAGCAGGGGGTGGGGCGCAAGGGGTCGGCCCCGATCTGTCGGTCACCCGGAAGGCCTCGTCGGTGATGGAAATGGTCGCCTCGATCTGGAACCATGCCCCTTTCATGCAGTCGCTGATGAAGGAAAAGAATATCCCCTGGCCAAAATTCGAGGAGAACGAGTTAAACTACCTGCTGGGGTATCTCCAGTATGTGAGGAGTTCTACTCCTCCTGCAAAGCCTTAA